Proteins co-encoded in one Helicoverpa zea isolate HzStark_Cry1AcR chromosome 30, ilHelZeax1.1, whole genome shotgun sequence genomic window:
- the LOC124644474 gene encoding uncharacterized protein LOC124644474 produces the protein MNPFAKTIMKMQINLCSKSKKGRRFTEEEKLIALSIMKQSPKCYRFLHKIFVLPSRSTLNKMVAKLSIGPGICQQVFGLLKKEVATWDEKKKICSIIFDEMSLDTALTYDKNRDCINGFVELNEKQSQFADHALVFMLRGAVYKWQQPIAFYYCQGATSGTELKTILRDVVAVLVECGLKPICVICDQGTSFQAALKSFREDTKRDQILSDQEPDGSVTISGVNLSIIYDPSHLIKGIRNNFLNKNIVMDGKTSKWTDIVDVYETDCKHTESRLLHKLNDQHVIPEKIKKMKVKNCVKVLSSTVSAALSYTAQFSHYADGRPVSGTIKNTAETVLFFDRLFDSVNGAGSAKEARGKLRTVVTKKSPHHKFWPEAIRKLENLKFVDSVGKEKSVPSVKNFIITLKSYMRLWQILHGQDIKVMRPRYFNSDPIENFFGQVRAYNYRNNDPNCHSFNCTFKSLLITRFIKFHSENFNCEDDPADQVLNLQVLFDEKKSNESRPGDSPSEKNIEVIVEQARRERMNIHSRAYTAGWVVKKIFSKLKICCNNCNNSMTSERGDIHDWISHREYNKARKVLKYPSEAAVRCFGTVVRETNEYLEINAHNNQVAKKISDHIFAKYSFDFIDCTEHKSVLLTHFIVLTVRFIIMNWCNILNKILKGTDVSRLQEKDLPAMQKKAYEKYKKKLKNKSFNK, from the exons ATGAATCCATTTGCAAAAACTATTATgaaaatgcaaattaatttatGCTCCAAAAGTAAAAAAGGGCGACGATTTACTGAGGAAGAAAAATTAATAGCATTGTCCATAATGAAACAAAGTCCTAAGTGTTACAGATTTTTACACAAAATTTTCGTCTTGCCCTCACGATCAACTCTAAATAAAATGGTTGCAAAGCTCTCTATTGGACCAGGAATTTGTCAACAAGTGTTTGGCTTACTAAAAAAAGAg GTTGCTACATGggatgagaaaaaaaaaatttgttcaatCATCTTCGATGAGATGTCATTAGACACTGCTTTAACCTACGATAAAAACAGAGACTGCATCAATGGCTTTGTAGAGTTAAATGAAAAGCAGAGCCAGTTTGCCGACCATGCACTTGTTTTCATGCTCAGAGGAGCGGTGTACAAGTGGCAGCAACCCATTGCCTTTTATTATTGTCAGGGGGCCACATCAGGGACTGAGCTTAAAACAATTCTAAGAGATGTTGTGGCTGTTCTCGTGGAATGTGGTCTGAAGCCTATTTGTGTAATTTGCGATCAAGGCACATCTTTCCAAGCAGCCTTGAAAAGCTTTAGAGAGGACACTAAGCGTGATCAAATACTTTCAGATCAAGAACCAG ATGGCTCAGTTACTATCAGCGGGGTTAACCTGAGTATTATTTATGACCCGTCACATTTGATTAAAGGAATTAGAAATAATTTCTTGAATAAGAACATAGTCATGGATGGTAAAACATCCAAGTGGACTGATATtgtggatgtctatgaaactgaCTGTAAACACACAGAGTCTAGACTCCTTCATAAATTGAATGACCAACATGTCATTCCTGAAAAAATCAAGAAGATGAAA GTAAAGAACTGTGTCAAAGTGCTGAGTTCAACAGTATCTGCAGCTTTATCCTATACAGCTcaatttt cACACTATGCAGATGGCAGGCCTGTTAGTGGCACGATAAAGAATACTGCTGAAACAGTACTGTTTTTCGACAGACTTTTTGATAGCGTGAATGGAGCAGGATCTGCAAAAGAAGCCAGAGGGAAATTAAGAACTGtagtaacaaaaaaatcacCACACCATAAATTTTGGCCAGAAGCAATTAGGAAATTGGAAAATTTGAAATTTGTTGATTCTGTAGGGAAGGAAAAATCGGTGCCCTCAgtaaaaaactttattataacCTTAAAAAGTTATATGAGGCTGTGGCAAATTTTGCATGGACAAGATATAAAAGTGATGCGGCCCAGATATTTTAATTCTGATCCAATCGAAAATTTTTTTGGTCAGGTAAGGGCCTACAATTATAGGAATAATGATCCAAATTGCCACAGCTTCAATTGTACATTCAAATCATTATTGATTACCAGATTTATAAAATTTCACAGTGAAAACTTCAACTGTGAGGATGACCCGGCAGATCAAGTTTTGAACCTACAGGttttatttgatgaaaaaaaaagtaatgaatCAAGGCCGGGTGATTCTccaagtgaaaaaaatattgaagtgaTTGTGGAGCAGGCCCGACGAGAAAGAATGAATATTCACTCGCGGGCCTACACTGCTGGATgggtagtaaaaaaaatttttagtAAATTGAAAATTTGTTGTAACAATTGTAATAACTCAATGACTTCTGAAAGAGGCGATATTCATGACTGGATAAGTCATAGAGAGTACAATAAAGCAAGAAAAGTATTGAAATACCCATCCGAAGCAGCAGTAAGGTGTTTTGGTACAGTCGTAAGGGAAACAAATGAATACTTAGAAATAAATGCTCATAACAATCAAGTAGCTAAAAAAATCAGCGACCATATATTTGCTAAGTATTCATTTGATTTCATAGACTGTACCGAACACAAATCAGTGCTCCTGACACACTTTATTGTTTTGACTGTGAggttcataataatgaattggtgtaacatattaaataaaattttgaaggGCACCGACGTTTCAAGACTGCAAGAAAAAGATTTGCCTGCGATGCAAAAGAAAGCAtacgaaaaatacaaaaagaaattaaaaaataaatcatttaataaataa